Proteins from a single region of Actinomycetota bacterium:
- the metK gene encoding methionine adenosyltransferase, producing MPSDELSLFTSESVTEGHPDKMADQISDAVLDEILSDDPFGRVACETLITTGLVVVAGEITTSTYVDIPAVVRRTVTDIGYTSSKIGFDGETCGVAVAIQEQSPDIDRGVTQSNEEQRGEAGDELDTQGAGDQGMMFGFACRDNADLMPMPIWLSHRFAHRLSEVRKAGVIPYLRPDGKVQVTVGYRDGKPATLDTIVVSSQHQPNVDIETLLQPDLIQHVIDPLVPPDLDAEDLKVLVNPTGLFEIGGPRADTGLTGRKIIIDTYGGMARHGGGAFSGKDPTKVDRSAAYAARYVAKNVVAAGLADRFEMQVAYAIGVAHPVSVSFDTFGTETTDLARIASAIDEVFDLRPAAIIRDLDLRRPIYRNTAAYGHFGRSDKDFTWERTDRADDLRRLCG from the coding sequence ATGCCCAGCGACGAGCTGTCCCTCTTCACGTCAGAGTCCGTCACCGAGGGTCATCCCGACAAGATGGCGGACCAGATATCGGACGCCGTACTGGACGAGATCCTCTCGGACGACCCCTTCGGGCGTGTCGCCTGCGAGACCCTCATCACTACCGGCCTGGTAGTCGTCGCCGGGGAGATAACGACCTCCACCTACGTCGACATCCCCGCGGTCGTCCGCCGCACCGTCACCGACATCGGCTACACGAGCTCGAAGATCGGTTTCGACGGCGAGACCTGCGGCGTGGCGGTCGCGATCCAGGAGCAGTCGCCGGACATCGATCGCGGAGTCACGCAGTCGAACGAGGAGCAGCGCGGCGAGGCGGGTGACGAGCTGGACACTCAGGGCGCGGGGGACCAGGGGATGATGTTCGGCTTCGCCTGCCGGGACAACGCGGACCTGATGCCGATGCCGATCTGGCTGAGCCACCGGTTCGCCCACCGGCTGTCGGAGGTACGCAAGGCCGGTGTGATCCCGTACCTGCGGCCCGACGGGAAGGTGCAGGTGACGGTCGGCTACCGCGACGGCAAGCCGGCGACGCTCGACACCATCGTCGTGTCGTCGCAGCACCAGCCCAACGTGGATATCGAGACGTTGCTCCAGCCCGACCTGATCCAGCACGTGATCGACCCGCTAGTCCCGCCCGACCTCGACGCCGAGGATCTGAAGGTCCTCGTCAACCCGACCGGGCTCTTCGAGATCGGCGGGCCGCGGGCGGACACGGGCCTGACCGGGCGCAAGATCATCATCGACACCTACGGGGGCATGGCGCGACACGGCGGTGGCGCCTTCTCGGGGAAGGACCCGACGAAGGTCGACCGCTCCGCGGCGTACGCCGCTCGATACGTGGCGAAGAACGTGGTGGCAGCGGGCCTCGCCGATAGGTTCGAGATGCAGGTGGCGTACGCGATCGGCGTCGCGCACCCGGTATCGGTCTCGTTCGACACGTTCGGAACGGAGACCACAGACCTGGCGAGGATCGCCAGCGCGATCGACGAGGTGTTCGACCTCCGGCCCGCGGCGATCATCCGCGACCTCGACCTGCGCAGGCCGATCTACCGCAACACCGCGGCCTACGGGCACTTCGGCAGATCCGACAAGGACTTCACCTGGGAGCGAACCGACCGCGCCGATGACCTCCGCCGCCTCTGCGGCTAG
- the priA gene encoding primosomal protein N' has product MTSAASAASGDPSPPAAEEPPLIAAVLPLVAAWAVDRTFDYLVPADLADSVQVGTLVRVPFGGRNVRGIVTAVGGEQPERALESILSLPLSDPVAPAPLPSLYDWVASRYVVPRARAYERAVPPRVRVKVREPERLSGPAPPELLLSYDGGAELAAAISGGVAGACSLRPLRGHSRGRLIAELISAAAAASDGAALIAVPEVHYGSRVVRELQGVYPSLERVDTSAGDMERSAAWARMAAGHGLAAGGRSVVFAPCPRLRLVVVDEEHDSVYKEDRSPRYDTRRVALERARLQGAVCVLISETPSVEWGAAAAAGSIRRVAPSRHVQREERPVVELVPPPVQGGLSDELHARVRETLRAERSVALLAPRRGYARTVWCSSCRRSLRCPRCEAGLSFEGQRRRVECRRCGLDSSPPDLCPSCGGTHFLYLGRGAERHAEQLAKAFPRVPVIHMDRPAASREVSPRSWSGHGIYVTTWFGTKPELRPDVSLVGVLDADALTRRPDFRAAEQAHQVLVEMAEWAGPARVGGRVVVQTNDPNHHAIQAMVRGDFDFFLQRELDLRRELLYPPFAELVKVSALGDEAAALMEEVAGVARSHSARVLGPISAPFPSGGRDVANRGDRGLQMLLKCPAAQPVAEELRDILPRVPRSTRLRVDVDPR; this is encoded by the coding sequence ATGACCTCCGCCGCCTCTGCGGCTAGCGGCGATCCCTCTCCTCCCGCGGCGGAGGAGCCCCCTCTTATAGCAGCGGTCCTCCCGCTCGTCGCGGCGTGGGCCGTCGATCGGACGTTCGACTATCTGGTTCCCGCCGATCTTGCGGACTCCGTCCAGGTCGGCACCCTGGTGCGCGTGCCCTTCGGCGGCCGAAACGTCCGCGGCATCGTGACGGCAGTCGGCGGCGAGCAACCGGAGCGCGCTCTGGAGTCGATCTTGAGCCTGCCGTTGTCGGATCCCGTGGCACCCGCGCCTCTTCCCTCGCTCTATGACTGGGTCGCCAGCCGCTACGTCGTCCCGCGGGCACGCGCATACGAGCGGGCGGTACCGCCGCGCGTTCGGGTGAAGGTGCGTGAGCCGGAGCGACTGAGCGGGCCCGCCCCGCCGGAGCTGCTTCTGAGCTACGACGGCGGCGCCGAGCTCGCCGCCGCCATCTCCGGCGGGGTGGCCGGCGCGTGCTCGTTGCGCCCATTGCGCGGGCACAGCAGAGGGCGGTTGATCGCGGAGCTGATAAGTGCAGCGGCGGCCGCTTCGGACGGAGCGGCGTTGATCGCCGTCCCGGAGGTCCACTACGGCTCCCGCGTCGTCCGGGAGCTGCAAGGGGTCTATCCGTCGCTGGAGCGCGTCGACACGTCGGCGGGTGACATGGAGCGATCGGCGGCGTGGGCCCGGATGGCCGCGGGGCACGGGCTCGCCGCGGGAGGGCGCAGCGTCGTCTTCGCGCCGTGTCCGCGGTTGCGGCTCGTCGTCGTGGACGAGGAGCATGACTCCGTTTACAAGGAGGATCGCTCGCCCCGTTACGACACTCGCCGCGTCGCGCTCGAGCGCGCCCGCTTGCAAGGCGCGGTCTGCGTCTTGATCAGCGAGACCCCCTCCGTCGAGTGGGGCGCGGCCGCCGCCGCCGGCTCGATCCGCCGCGTCGCGCCTTCGCGCCACGTCCAGCGGGAGGAACGTCCGGTGGTGGAGCTCGTTCCTCCTCCCGTGCAGGGCGGCCTGTCGGACGAGCTGCACGCGCGCGTCCGAGAGACGCTGCGGGCGGAACGCTCGGTCGCCCTTCTCGCACCGCGGCGGGGCTACGCCCGAACCGTGTGGTGCTCGAGCTGCCGCCGCTCCCTGAGGTGTCCTCGATGTGAGGCCGGTCTTTCCTTCGAGGGGCAGCGGCGTCGGGTGGAGTGTCGCCGCTGCGGGCTCGACTCGTCACCCCCCGACCTGTGCCCGTCGTGTGGCGGTACGCATTTCCTCTACCTGGGACGCGGCGCGGAGCGGCACGCGGAGCAGCTGGCGAAGGCGTTCCCACGGGTCCCGGTGATCCACATGGATCGGCCGGCGGCGTCGCGCGAGGTGTCTCCCCGGTCGTGGTCGGGCCACGGCATCTACGTCACCACCTGGTTCGGCACGAAGCCCGAGCTGCGCCCCGATGTCTCTCTCGTCGGCGTCCTCGACGCGGACGCGCTGACGCGCCGCCCGGACTTCCGAGCCGCGGAGCAAGCGCACCAGGTGCTGGTGGAGATGGCCGAGTGGGCAGGGCCGGCTCGGGTCGGGGGCCGTGTCGTGGTCCAGACGAACGACCCGAACCATCACGCTATCCAGGCGATGGTGCGCGGCGACTTCGACTTCTTCCTGCAGCGGGAGCTCGATCTTCGACGCGAGCTCCTTTATCCGCCGTTCGCGGAGCTCGTGAAGGTGTCGGCGTTGGGCGATGAGGCCGCCGCCCTGATGGAAGAGGTCGCGGGCGTTGCCCGATCGCACTCGGCGCGCGTCCTCGGACCGATCTCGGCCCCCTTCCCGTCGGGCGGCAGAGACGTAGCGAATCGTGGCGACCGGGGCCTGCAGATGTTGTTGAAGTGCCCCGCCGCACAGCCGGTGGCCGAGGAACTGAGAGATATCCTGCCCCGCGTCCCCCGCTCGACCCGCTTGCGAGTCGACGTAGATCCACGGTAG
- the def gene encoding peptide deformylase, whose product MAVLPIRTFGDPVLRQRARDADGVTEMHRRLARDMLETMREAPGVGLAGPQVGVLERIFVWEVDERHGVVINPVITSRSRDTVEGEEGCLSLPGLYYPVERSTAVVVQGLDEQGDRVRLEADDLLARVCQHEIDHLDGVLFIDHLPEELRREALERLRNEALGLPSAPAARPPVQDTL is encoded by the coding sequence GTGGCGGTACTTCCCATCAGAACGTTCGGCGATCCGGTGTTGCGCCAGCGCGCACGCGACGCCGACGGCGTCACCGAGATGCACCGCCGCCTGGCGCGCGACATGCTGGAGACGATGCGGGAAGCCCCTGGCGTCGGGCTGGCCGGCCCTCAGGTGGGCGTGCTCGAACGCATCTTCGTCTGGGAGGTCGACGAACGCCACGGCGTCGTGATCAACCCGGTGATCACGTCTCGCTCCCGCGACACCGTCGAGGGGGAAGAGGGGTGTCTGTCACTGCCCGGGCTCTACTACCCGGTGGAGCGATCGACAGCGGTCGTGGTCCAGGGCCTGGACGAGCAGGGGGACCGGGTGCGACTGGAAGCCGATGATCTGTTGGCGCGCGTGTGCCAGCACGAGATCGACCATCTCGACGGGGTGCTGTTCATCGATCACCTGCCCGAGGAGTTGCGGCGAGAAGCGCTCGAGAGACTGAGGAACGAAGCGCTCGGGCTCCCGTCGGCACCGGCCGCGCGACCGCCCGTGCAGGACACTCTCTGA
- the fmt gene encoding methionyl-tRNA formyltransferase, translating into MRTVFFGTPEWAVPSLEALLDSDFEVAAIVTNPDRPAGRGMQLKPSPVKQRAVAAGIEVLQPEKARDQALHERLRELRPDVATVVAYGSILPVALLEIPPHGFVNVHFSLLPFYRGAAPVQRAIMEGRRETGVSIMVLTEGMDEGPVLARRETTIGSDDTAGTVGERLSHIGAELLAETLPRYVSGTLTAEAQDDARATYAPKITPDEARISWSDPRSNIRDQVRAMNPVPGAWTLLEDERLKVWRVEPVEGHDLAPGELIVGNVPVVGTGEGALEIQDVQLRGKRRMTGAEFARGLRLGPKVSLG; encoded by the coding sequence CTGAGGACCGTCTTCTTCGGCACGCCGGAGTGGGCGGTGCCGAGCCTCGAAGCCCTCCTGGATTCAGACTTCGAGGTCGCCGCCATCGTCACCAACCCCGACCGACCCGCCGGACGCGGGATGCAACTGAAGCCGTCTCCGGTGAAGCAACGTGCGGTGGCCGCGGGCATCGAGGTCCTCCAGCCGGAGAAGGCTCGCGATCAGGCGTTGCACGAGCGGCTGCGTGAACTCCGTCCCGACGTAGCCACGGTGGTCGCGTACGGCAGCATCCTTCCGGTGGCGCTGCTGGAGATCCCCCCACATGGCTTCGTGAACGTTCACTTCTCGCTGTTGCCGTTCTATCGCGGCGCCGCGCCTGTGCAGCGGGCGATCATGGAGGGCCGGCGCGAGACCGGCGTCTCGATAATGGTGCTGACGGAGGGCATGGACGAGGGTCCGGTGCTAGCGCGGCGCGAAACCACCATCGGGTCCGACGACACCGCCGGCACCGTCGGTGAACGGCTCTCTCACATCGGGGCGGAGCTACTTGCGGAGACGTTGCCGCGCTACGTGTCCGGCACGCTGACGGCAGAGGCTCAGGACGATGCGCGCGCTACGTACGCGCCAAAGATCACGCCCGACGAAGCACGGATCTCGTGGTCCGATCCCCGATCGAACATCCGCGATCAGGTCCGCGCCATGAATCCGGTCCCGGGAGCGTGGACGCTCCTCGAAGACGAGCGCCTGAAGGTGTGGCGCGTCGAGCCGGTGGAGGGCCACGACCTGGCGCCCGGTGAGCTGATCGTGGGGAACGTGCCCGTCGTCGGTACGGGAGAGGGAGCTCTGGAGATTCAAGACGTCCAACTGCGCGGCAAGCGCCGCATGACGGGCGCAGAGTTCGCTCGCGGCCTGCGGCTCGGTCCGAAGGTCTCTCTGGGATAG
- the rpe gene encoding ribulose-phosphate 3-epimerase yields MTRLKLSPSILTADFARLGDEVRSVEPFVDWFHLDVMDGHYVPNLTFGPSTVEAVRRSCGLPLHVHLMIEDPLHYAASFIEAGAERVSFHPEVVDDVAEVIGHIKDRGGGAGLAVHPDVDVDEVAPHLGHLDVLLMMTVRPGFGGQSFLHEVVPKIRRARELVAVAGADADIEVDGGVNLSTVDEAVEAGAEIVVAGSAVFDGTDPVAAARRMRERLDQLEKRAES; encoded by the coding sequence ATGACCCGCCTCAAGCTGTCGCCGTCGATACTGACCGCAGACTTCGCCCGGCTCGGCGACGAGGTGCGGTCGGTCGAGCCGTTCGTGGACTGGTTCCACCTCGACGTGATGGACGGCCACTACGTGCCGAACCTGACCTTCGGCCCGTCGACCGTCGAGGCGGTGCGGCGATCCTGCGGGCTGCCGCTGCACGTCCACCTCATGATCGAGGACCCGCTGCACTACGCGGCCTCGTTCATCGAAGCGGGAGCGGAACGGGTCTCGTTTCATCCCGAGGTGGTCGACGATGTCGCCGAGGTGATCGGGCACATAAAGGATCGGGGCGGCGGCGCCGGGCTGGCGGTCCATCCCGACGTCGATGTCGACGAGGTCGCCCCACACCTGGGCCATCTGGACGTCTTACTTATGATGACGGTCAGACCGGGCTTCGGCGGACAGAGCTTCCTACACGAGGTCGTGCCGAAGATCCGCCGGGCGCGGGAGCTGGTTGCGGTGGCAGGTGCGGATGCCGATATAGAGGTAGATGGAGGGGTCAACCTCTCCACGGTCGATGAGGCAGTCGAAGCGGGAGCGGAGATCGTCGTCGCGGGTAGCGCCGTATTCGACGGGACCGACCCCGTGGCGGCCGCCAGAAGGATGAGGGAACGTTTGGATCAGCTCGAGAAACGGGCGGAGTCGTGA
- a CDS encoding response regulator, whose amino-acid sequence MGNTILIADDDEDIVRFVEVNLRLEGFDVVTAYDGEQALHNAHDLDPDLILLDVMMPKVDGFEVCQRLRSDGRTKNISIIMLTARSLSADKVVGLTAGADDYMIKPFDPTELVARVKSALRRSKEMRSINPLTQLPGNVQIQDEVTRKVQKGDPFAVMYIDIDDFKAFNDYYGFLRGDEAIKTLARCACEVVEQHGGPRPFIGHIGGDDFVAVVAAEQAEKAATALIDCWDREVASLYDPADVDNGYIDVVDRRKELHRYKLATLSIGIATSLHKQITSHWEAAEIASEMKQFAKRQQGCRFAIDRRSRETEPAPTPSD is encoded by the coding sequence ATGGGCAACACGATCCTGATCGCCGACGACGACGAGGACATCGTCCGGTTCGTCGAGGTCAACCTGCGTCTGGAGGGCTTCGATGTGGTCACGGCCTACGACGGCGAGCAGGCGCTGCACAACGCTCATGACTTGGATCCCGACCTGATCCTCCTGGACGTGATGATGCCGAAGGTGGACGGGTTCGAGGTCTGTCAGCGGCTGCGGTCGGACGGGCGGACCAAGAACATCTCCATCATCATGCTTACCGCGAGGTCGTTGTCGGCAGACAAGGTCGTTGGTCTGACGGCGGGCGCCGACGACTACATGATCAAGCCTTTCGATCCGACCGAGCTCGTAGCGCGGGTCAAGTCGGCATTGCGCCGGTCCAAAGAGATGCGCTCGATCAACCCGCTGACGCAGCTTCCGGGCAACGTCCAGATCCAGGACGAGGTCACGCGCAAGGTGCAGAAGGGCGACCCGTTTGCCGTCATGTACATCGACATCGACGACTTCAAGGCCTTCAACGACTACTACGGCTTCCTGCGCGGGGATGAGGCGATCAAGACGCTGGCGCGCTGCGCCTGCGAGGTCGTCGAGCAACACGGTGGTCCGCGTCCCTTCATCGGACACATCGGCGGCGACGACTTCGTAGCGGTGGTGGCGGCAGAGCAAGCGGAGAAAGCCGCGACCGCGCTGATCGACTGTTGGGACCGAGAGGTGGCGTCTCTCTACGATCCTGCCGACGTGGACAACGGGTACATCGACGTGGTCGATCGCCGCAAGGAGCTACACCGCTACAAGCTGGCGACGCTGTCGATCGGTATCGCGACGAGTCTCCATAAGCAGATTACGAGCCACTGGGAAGCCGCCGAGATCGCTAGCGAGATGAAGCAGTTCGCGAAGCGGCAGCAAGGCTGTCGGTTCGCGATCGACCGCCGCAGTCGGGAGACCGAGCCGGCTCCTACGCCCAGCGACTAA
- the ribD gene encoding bifunctional diaminohydroxyphosphoribosylaminopyrimidine deaminase/5-amino-6-(5-phosphoribosylamino)uracil reductase RibD, with protein MSDEVFMHRALELARRPPCTSPNPRVGAVVVRDGVVISEASHLGAGTAHAEAAALAGVNARGVTVYVNLEPCNHHGQMPPCAPALADAGVTRVVAALVDPDDRVRGSGFDYLRRRGVEVTVGVLAEEAAWLNAPFLHHRTTGRAFVSLKLALTLDGRMAAADGSSRWITGEATRQEVHRRRLEADAVLVGSGTVLADDPSLTVRAIDAPRQPLVLVVDASGRIPPTARIFQRGGVIVATSLTAPHERQLEWKEAGAEVVPLPAGADGVDLDGLIVEAGRRGMTEILCEGGAGLATQLLRRRLVDRLELHHGALMTGAGPTIGDLGVTTIGEAPRFELIETRRSENDVIAVYRKTP; from the coding sequence GTGAGCGACGAGGTCTTCATGCACAGGGCGCTGGAGCTCGCGCGCCGCCCCCCCTGCACGTCCCCGAACCCCCGCGTTGGAGCGGTGGTGGTGCGCGACGGCGTCGTCATCTCCGAGGCCAGCCACCTCGGGGCCGGAACGGCACACGCCGAGGCCGCTGCCCTCGCCGGGGTGAACGCCCGCGGGGTCACCGTCTACGTCAACCTCGAGCCGTGCAACCACCACGGACAGATGCCGCCATGCGCACCCGCGCTCGCAGACGCGGGCGTCACTCGCGTGGTCGCGGCGCTGGTGGACCCGGATGACAGGGTCAGGGGATCCGGGTTCGACTACCTCCGGCGCCGTGGCGTGGAGGTGACCGTCGGTGTGCTCGCCGAAGAGGCCGCGTGGCTGAACGCGCCGTTCCTTCACCACCGCACGACGGGCCGGGCCTTCGTGAGCTTGAAGCTCGCGCTCACCCTCGACGGAAGGATGGCTGCGGCCGACGGCTCGTCAAGATGGATCACGGGAGAGGCGACCAGGCAGGAGGTTCATCGCCGAAGGCTCGAGGCGGACGCGGTGCTCGTGGGAAGCGGGACCGTCCTCGCCGACGACCCTTCGCTGACGGTGCGAGCGATCGACGCGCCTCGGCAACCCCTCGTCCTGGTCGTGGACGCCAGCGGCCGGATCCCGCCGACGGCGCGGATCTTCCAGCGCGGTGGTGTGATCGTCGCGACCTCTCTGACCGCGCCTCACGAGCGACAGCTGGAATGGAAGGAGGCCGGCGCCGAAGTCGTCCCGCTTCCGGCGGGGGCAGACGGCGTCGATCTGGACGGTCTGATCGTCGAGGCAGGACGGCGCGGGATGACGGAGATCCTGTGCGAGGGTGGAGCAGGTCTCGCGACGCAGCTCCTGCGCCGCCGGTTGGTGGATCGACTGGAGCTGCACCACGGAGCGCTGATGACGGGAGCCGGCCCGACGATCGGGGACCTGGGAGTAACGACGATCGGGGAGGCCCCCCGCTTCGAGCTGATCGAGACGCGCAGGTCCGAGAACGACGTCATCGCCGTCTACCGGAAGACCCCCTGA
- a CDS encoding riboflavin synthase, whose product MFTGIVVEQGSVKRTRARRGLLELEVEAPGVAKELAIGDSVSVNGVCLTATRGGRRRFQTEAMEETLARSTLGSLRRGSSVNLELAARLSDRLGGHLVQGHVDGVAKAVRVEEQEGARRVWFSAPAELLRYMVRKGSVTLDGVSLTVVDVGETTFQVALIPHTLAATTLGSIDKGAEVNLEVDVVAKYVERLVGGER is encoded by the coding sequence ATGTTCACCGGCATCGTGGTCGAGCAGGGGAGCGTCAAGAGAACGAGAGCGCGCCGCGGCCTTCTCGAGCTGGAGGTCGAGGCGCCGGGGGTCGCGAAGGAGCTTGCCATCGGCGACTCCGTGTCGGTGAACGGCGTCTGTCTGACGGCCACCCGCGGCGGCCGCCGTCGCTTCCAGACCGAAGCGATGGAGGAGACGCTGGCGCGCAGCACCTTAGGCTCGCTGAGGCGCGGGAGCAGCGTGAACCTCGAGTTGGCAGCGCGGCTGAGCGACCGCCTCGGCGGCCATCTCGTGCAGGGGCACGTCGATGGCGTCGCGAAGGCGGTTCGGGTCGAGGAGCAAGAGGGCGCCCGCCGGGTTTGGTTCTCGGCGCCGGCTGAGCTGTTGCGTTACATGGTGCGGAAAGGGTCCGTCACGTTGGACGGCGTGTCGCTGACGGTGGTGGATGTGGGAGAGACGACGTTTCAGGTCGCGTTGATTCCCCACACCTTGGCCGCCACGACGCTGGGATCTATCGACAAGGGAGCCGAAGTCAACCTGGAGGTTGACGTCGTCGCGAAGTACGTGGAGCGGCTCGTAGGAGGAGAACGATGA